CCTTTTGTAACGCCTATCAGTCTAGCAATTTCAGAGATATATAATTCGGAGCGATCTCCGATAAGCTGAATAATATGGATTTCACTGCGATAAATATCGACATCAGTACCGAAAGATTTGAATCTCTTTGAAGTACTTGAAATTTTTTCGACCAGTATCATGTATTCTTCAATAATTTGGTGCATGAAAACCAAATAGTATGGACACCATACTAATGTCAATGAATATAAAAATAAAAGTAGCTTGTCTTAATTATAGAGTTTGAGTGGGCAATTTACTTAGAAATTCTTTTTCACCAACATTTACGCGCTTAAGAATTGAGATGATAACGACTCAAGCAAAAAAAAAGATCCTACGATGGTTAATCGTAAGATCTTAAAAATTCTTGGTCGGGATGAGAGGATTTGAACCTCCGACCCCTTGAACCCCATTCAAGTGCGCTACCAGGCTGCGCTACATCCCGACTCGGAGGGCGATTGATATTGAATTGTTATACATAAGTCAACTTTTTTATCTTTCGTGTTTTAAAAAAGTAACCACTATAAATAGTTGCCTGTTATATTTTGAGTTGTTATTTTTGTCTTTTTTAATATTATTTTAGTTGTTACAAGAGGGCGTCTATTAACAATTTTATTTGGTATAGAATATTATAAAAATTAGTTAGCTTATTAAAAACTCAACCTTATTAGAATATTTTTAATATTGAGTTTACCTGGAGGGATAATTTTGAAAAATTTGAATCTTCGATGGAAGATAATGATAATTCTGGCAATCGTTGTACCTGTCATTATAGGTCTTACGCTGGTTCAGGAAAATATCTTTATCAATAAAATGAGAGATGGTGCCGAAAGACAGGGTATTGAAATGGCACAAAGTTATGCTAATAAAATTGATGGGGATATGAGTGGTGCTCTAATCTCTGCGCGTACAATTGCCCGTATTGCTGAAGGAGTGGCTGCTAAGAAAGGTCATGATTCCAGAGAGGTTTTACTTGGATCTTTGAAAACATTTCTTAAGGATCATGATGAGTTTCTCGGTACATATGTAGCGTTTGAGCCTAATGCTCTTGATGGAAGAGATGATGATTTTAAAGGGGCGGAGTTTCATAATCAAGATGGAAGATTCGTTCCATGGGTGTACCGTGATTCAAATCAGATCAAAGTAATACCCAGTGTAGGGTATGATAAGTATAGTAGTGACGGTGCATGGTATCATCTTCCTAAAAAGACTGATGGCGAGATTGTCATGGAGCCATACGCATATGCTATTGGCAACGAAAATGTGTTGATGGTTGATATGATTGCTCCTATGAAGCTTAATGGCAAATTTATAGGTGTTGCCGGGGTTGATTTTCCGATGAACACCATTGATAAATTTATAAACAGCCTTGATGTCTTTGGATCAGGTTATGCTTTTTTATTGTCTAATAGCGGCCGATACATGGCTCACCCTAAAAGCAAAGAATACGTTGAAGGTGAAAAGAATTTCTTCACAGATGAAAATATAAGTGAATCCATCAGAGATGGGGTAAAAAAACAGGTTTTAAACGGAAAGCCTTTTGCCCAGTATGAAACATCTGACGGAGGATCTACCTATTATGTATTTGCTCCGATCAGTTTAGGGCGTTCCGCGAAACCACTTATTCTGGGATTAAGTATTCCTATGGACCTAGTTCTTGCTGACGCAAGAGATTTGAGCAATCTAATGCTTGGTTTGGGGCTTGCCGGAATCATTTTAGTGATAATTGCGATATTTTTGATTTCTAATTCAATTACAAAACCTCTTCATGAAACAGTTGGCGCGCTTGAAGCTATTGCGGATGGAGACTTTACTGTCCGCCTACCTGCAGATTCTACCGATGAAATCGGGAGAATGCAGGGAGCTGTGAATGGCATGACTGAGAAGCTTGAACAGGGTATTACTGAAATCAAGGAAAAGCAGGCCATGGCTGAGGAAAAAACTTTGATAGCTGAAAAAGCTGTTGCTGATGCTACTAAGGCACAGGCTAGAGCTGAAAATGCAAAGGTTGAAGGAATGCATATGGCTGCTGATAGGCTTGAAAGCATTGCCGAGCGTAATTCAACGGGATCAAAAGAAATGCTTGCTCAGTCGCAGGAAATTGAAAAAGGTAGTCAGTTGCAACGTGAAAGGATTGATTCAACTGCTACCGCAATGGAAGAGATGAATGCTACTGTCTTGGAAGTTGCTAGAAATGCCGGAGAGACCTCTGAACAGGTAAATGATTCTAAGAATAGTGCGCTTGAGGGGTCAAAAGTTATCACTGAAACTGTTAGATCGATGGACGCAATCCAGAAACAGGCAGAAACTTTGAAAGTGGATATGGGAAAATTAGGACAGCAGGCGCATGAAATCGGAACCGTTATGAATGTAATTGAAGATATTGCAGATCAAACCAATCTGCTTGCTTTAAACGCAGCGATTGAAGCGGCCCGTGCGGGGGAAGCCGGAAGAGGATTTGCCGTTGTAGCCGATGAAGTGAGAAAACTTGCTGAAAAAACGATGGGAGCGACTAAGGAAGTTGGTGATTCCATCGGGGGCATACAGAAGGGAGCACAGGCTAATATTAAAAATATGGATTCCGTTGTAGAAAATATATCAACGGCTACAGAACTTTCCAGAAATTCCGGTAGCGTCTTTGATCAAATTGTGCAGGGCGTTGAACTTTCATCTGAAAGGATTAGGAGCATTGCTACTGCCGCAGAAGAGCAGTCCGCAACATCTGAAGAAATTAACCGTTCAATTGATGAAATTAATCAGATAGCAATTCAGACTGCTGAAGCGGCCGCAGAGGCTAGTGCTGCCGCTGAGGATATGACCAGACAGGCTGAAGAATTGACTTCAATTATTTCAGATATGAAGGCTGAGTAAGATACTGAAGTTAAAGACTAATTTGAAAGTGACCGAGAGCAATATCGGTCACTTTTTTTGTGGTAAAAGACTAATTTGAATTTTCTAGACTTAGGTTGATTATATCTGCTGATAATGTTTTTTTGGGTTTTACGCCAAGCTCTTTTAAAAGTTCTGTCTGTCTAACAATGTTTCCTTTGCCGGATGTGAGCTTGCTAAAAGCGTTATCGTATGAGCTTTGCGCCTGTCCTAAACGTTCTCCAATTCTTTTAAGATCTTCGACGAATCCGACAAA
This sequence is a window from Desulfovibrio sp. UCD-KL4C. Protein-coding genes within it:
- a CDS encoding methyl-accepting chemotaxis protein, translated to MKNLNLRWKIMIILAIVVPVIIGLTLVQENIFINKMRDGAERQGIEMAQSYANKIDGDMSGALISARTIARIAEGVAAKKGHDSREVLLGSLKTFLKDHDEFLGTYVAFEPNALDGRDDDFKGAEFHNQDGRFVPWVYRDSNQIKVIPSVGYDKYSSDGAWYHLPKKTDGEIVMEPYAYAIGNENVLMVDMIAPMKLNGKFIGVAGVDFPMNTIDKFINSLDVFGSGYAFLLSNSGRYMAHPKSKEYVEGEKNFFTDENISESIRDGVKKQVLNGKPFAQYETSDGGSTYYVFAPISLGRSAKPLILGLSIPMDLVLADARDLSNLMLGLGLAGIILVIIAIFLISNSITKPLHETVGALEAIADGDFTVRLPADSTDEIGRMQGAVNGMTEKLEQGITEIKEKQAMAEEKTLIAEKAVADATKAQARAENAKVEGMHMAADRLESIAERNSTGSKEMLAQSQEIEKGSQLQRERIDSTATAMEEMNATVLEVARNAGETSEQVNDSKNSALEGSKVITETVRSMDAIQKQAETLKVDMGKLGQQAHEIGTVMNVIEDIADQTNLLALNAAIEAARAGEAGRGFAVVADEVRKLAEKTMGATKEVGDSIGGIQKGAQANIKNMDSVVENISTATELSRNSGSVFDQIVQGVELSSERIRSIATAAEEQSATSEEINRSIDEINQIAIQTAEAAAEASAAAEDMTRQAEELTSIISDMKAE